In a single window of the Bacteroidia bacterium genome:
- the lpcA gene encoding D-sedoheptulose 7-phosphate isomerase — MSANLVKTILEDAEKALAGFQADPENHRRIAAAGELMVSAIGAGKKIISCGNGGSMCDAMHFAEELSGRFRADRKALPAVSISDPSHLSCVGNDYGFEFVFSRYVEALGHEGDVLLAITTSGNSANVVRAMEAAKKKKMQVVGLTGKDGGKAAALCDIEIRAPYSGYADRAQEIHIKVIHCLIQLIEAGAGNK; from the coding sequence ATGAGTGCCAATCTGGTAAAAACCATCCTGGAAGACGCAGAAAAGGCCTTGGCGGGCTTTCAAGCCGACCCTGAAAATCACCGGCGTATTGCCGCGGCAGGGGAGCTGATGGTGAGCGCCATTGGTGCCGGGAAAAAGATCATTTCCTGTGGAAACGGGGGCTCTATGTGCGACGCCATGCACTTTGCCGAAGAGCTGAGCGGGAGGTTCCGGGCCGATCGCAAAGCCCTGCCTGCAGTATCCATATCAGATCCCTCCCACCTCAGTTGTGTAGGAAACGATTACGGTTTTGAATTTGTGTTTTCCAGGTATGTAGAAGCACTGGGGCATGAAGGCGATGTGCTGCTGGCCATTACCACCAGCGGCAACTCCGCCAATGTAGTTCGTGCGATGGAAGCGGCGAAAAAAAAGAAGATGCAGGTGGTGGGATTAACCGGGAAGGACGGAGGGAAGGCCGCTGCGCTGTGCGACATTGAAATACGGGCTCCCTACAGCGGGTATGCCGACCGCGCACAGGAAATACACATCAAAGTAATACACTGCCTGATCCAGCTTATTGAAGCAGGAGCAGGAAATAAATAA
- a CDS encoding T9SS type A sorting domain-containing protein, with amino-acid sequence MKIKLLALVLVAGIFATQAQTANFSYTGTMQTWVVPANVYSVTIDVRGAQGGSATNLNQMPTVGNGGLGGQVLATIAVNPGDILNIFVGGTGDSDGLTLSCFNAAGGYNGGGTGKGGYNSYNYNAGGGGGASDIRLNGSALADRIFVAGGGGGGCCSGCTGAGTDGGAGGGLNGGDGQNSSCCVNQNNGKGGTQSIGGAPGAWCGSCTNATSGLLGTGGRGQDSASCSGGVTCGSGGGGGGGYYGGGGGGNGPGGGGSNYASPNATAVTHNQGVNTGNGSVTITYSVSTGIQPFTSADGTAGIYPNPFSNTLTVQHGQYGYPVVISVLNMLGEEVYKTSSGAAQTEMDLTSLPAGIYQVKIHFRDHSEVRKVVKR; translated from the coding sequence ATGAAAATTAAATTACTTGCGCTTGTTCTGGTGGCAGGCATTTTTGCAACACAGGCTCAAACGGCAAACTTCAGCTACACCGGCACCATGCAAACCTGGGTAGTTCCGGCAAATGTGTACAGCGTTACCATTGATGTAAGGGGCGCACAAGGAGGCAGTGCCACAAACCTGAACCAGATGCCCACGGTAGGAAACGGAGGATTGGGCGGACAAGTACTTGCTACAATTGCCGTTAATCCGGGCGATATTCTGAATATTTTTGTAGGAGGAACCGGCGATTCAGACGGGTTAACACTAAGTTGTTTTAATGCTGCCGGAGGATACAACGGAGGCGGAACCGGGAAAGGCGGATACAATTCATACAATTATAATGCAGGAGGCGGAGGCGGTGCCAGCGACATTCGGTTGAACGGCAGTGCACTGGCCGACCGGATTTTTGTTGCCGGCGGAGGCGGAGGCGGCTGTTGTTCCGGATGTACAGGAGCCGGCACAGACGGCGGCGCCGGAGGAGGCCTGAACGGAGGAGACGGACAGAATTCCTCCTGTTGCGTTAACCAGAATAACGGCAAAGGCGGAACCCAGTCTATAGGCGGAGCACCCGGCGCATGGTGCGGTTCCTGCACCAATGCCACCTCCGGTTTGCTTGGAACAGGCGGGCGCGGGCAGGATTCAGCATCTTGCAGCGGCGGTGTAACCTGTGGAAGCGGTGGAGGCGGCGGAGGCGGATATTACGGAGGCGGAGGAGGAGGTAACGGACCCGGCGGAGGAGGAAGTAATTATGCCAGCCCGAATGCTACTGCTGTTACCCATAACCAGGGTGTGAATACAGGAAACGGTTCGGTGACCATTACTTACAGTGTGAGCACAGGCATTCAGCCGTTCACCTCAGCAGACGGAACAGCAGGCATCTATCCCAATCCGTTCAGCAATACGCTAACAGTACAGCACGGCCAGTACGGATACCCTGTTGTGATCAGTGTTCTGAACATGCTGGGAGAAGAAGTATATAAAACCTCCTCCGGCGCGGCGCAAACCGAAATGGATCTTACCTCGCTGCCGGCAGGCATTTACCAGGTAAAAATTCATTTCCGCGATCACAGTGAAGTCCGGAAGGTGGTAAAACGCTGA